Proteins encoded by one window of Dehalococcoidia bacterium:
- a CDS encoding winged helix-turn-helix transcriptional regulator, whose protein sequence is MTTSVLTVLTESDQMLIKELRSDARQSTRDLAGKLGISATTVSSKLRKMVADGIIDFAAIVDPRFFGFDSKVVLGVKTTLAPPSDVAKDLAVCKNIQAISLTTGRYDMVIYAMFHNSQDFLKWMSNELSRFDNIADIEVMTILHEVKDYYTGLSNTTIAGYQKTAPRCLEDSELRLIRELELNPRQSIGILGKRTGMTRQTTARKLKKLLTEKVVSVISHADLSAVGLVVPVYVFLKVKLDMIFPAAHTLAANTRVTHVAIVAGSFNLLAYMAFPNTEKMYRFLIRDLRSIPGVISYETIIQVGRSYRSYRLIHE, encoded by the coding sequence ATGACCACATCTGTACTGACAGTTCTCACTGAGTCAGATCAGATGCTCATCAAAGAGTTGAGGTCTGATGCCAGGCAAAGCACTCGAGATCTTGCCGGAAAACTCGGCATAAGTGCAACAACTGTATCAAGTAAACTGAGAAAAATGGTCGCCGATGGTATCATTGATTTCGCTGCGATAGTCGATCCTCGTTTCTTTGGCTTCGATTCCAAGGTTGTTCTAGGTGTGAAAACTACCCTTGCCCCCCCCTCTGATGTCGCAAAAGATCTCGCAGTTTGCAAAAACATCCAGGCGATTAGTTTAACTACAGGGCGTTATGACATGGTAATCTACGCTATGTTCCATAACTCCCAGGACTTCCTCAAATGGATGAGCAATGAATTGAGTCGCTTTGACAACATAGCAGACATTGAAGTGATGACGATCCTTCACGAGGTCAAAGATTACTACACCGGGCTATCTAACACTACCATTGCTGGGTACCAAAAGACCGCGCCACGTTGTCTGGAGGATTCGGAACTGCGGTTGATACGAGAACTTGAGTTGAATCCCAGACAGAGCATCGGTATCTTGGGCAAGAGGACAGGCATGACTCGACAGACGACAGCCAGGAAGCTCAAAAAACTCCTAACAGAGAAAGTGGTGAGCGTGATCAGCCATGCTGATCTATCGGCAGTTGGTCTTGTTGTGCCGGTTTACGTGTTCTTGAAGGTCAAGCTTGACATGATTTTCCCTGCAGCTCATACCTTGGCCGCGAATACTAGAGTCACGCATGTGGCCATTGTCGCGGGAAGCTTTAACCTGCTGGCATACATGGCTTTTCCGAATACGGAAAAAATGTATCGCTTTCTTATCCGTGATCTCCGGAGTATACCAGGTGTTATTAGTTATGAGACGATAATCCAAGTGGGCCGTTCTTACCGTTCTTATCGTCTGATCCATGAGTAA